In the genome of Magnolia sinica isolate HGM2019 chromosome 2, MsV1, whole genome shotgun sequence, one region contains:
- the LOC131236886 gene encoding uracil-DNA glycosylase, mitochondrial, with translation MASKTLIDFFQPAAKRLKSSPSSETLIPKISISCCKSSSSSIGIDNAADPILTVDQKSRIEINRSLAISKRNLRICTDRVEKSKAEGVDYVRLEELLVEETWLGALPGELQKPYAKNLCKFVEREVCGSVPIYPPQFLIFNALNSTPFDRVKAVIIGQDPYHGPGQAMGLAFSVPAGVKVPSSLINIFKELKQDVGCSIPSHGNLEQWAVQGVLLLNTVLTVRNHQANSHAKKGWELFTDSVIRTISQKKTGVIFLLWGNSAQEKSRLIDESKHHILKAAHPSGLSANRGFFGCRHFSKTNHILKGMGILPIDWQL, from the exons atggCCTCGAAAACCCTAATCGACTTCTTCCAACCCGCTGCAAAGCGATTGAAGTCCTCCCCTTCCTCCGAAACCCTAATCCCCAAAATTTCAATTTCTTGCTGCAAATCTTCTTCGAGCAGCATCGGCATCGACAATGCTGCAGATCCGATTCTCACGGTCGACCAGAAATCCAGGATTGAAATCAACAGATCCCTCGCGATCTCAAAGCGGAACCTCAGGATCTGCACTGATCGAGTTGAGAAATCAAAAG CTGAAGGAGTGGATTATGTGAGATTGGAAGAGCTTTTGGTGGAGGAGACATGGTTGGGGGCACTTCCTGGAGAGCTCCAGAAGCCCTATGCAAAGAATTTGTGTAAGTTTGTAGAACGGGAGGTATGTGGCAGTGTCCCAATCTATCCGCCACAGTTTCTGATATTCAATGCTCTTAATTCAACCCCGTTTGACAGAGTGAAGGCAGTGATTATTGGTCAG gACCCTTATCATGGGCCTGGTCAGGCCATGGGCCTTGCTTTCTCGGTTCCAGCAGGAGTCAAGGTTCCTTCAAGTCTAATAAATATCTTCAAGGAGCTTAAGCAGGATGTGGGCTGTTCAATTCCATCCCATGGAAATCTGGAACAATGGGCGGTACAG GGTGTTCTTCTGCTCAATACCGTACTTACTG tGAGAAATCATCAAGCTAATTCCCATGCAAAAAAGGGGTGGGAGCTGTTTACGGATTCTGTTATCAGAACAATTTCACAGAAGAAAACTGGAGTCATATTTCTCCTATGGGGCAATTCTGCCCAAGAGAAGTCAAG ATTGATTGATGAGTCAAAGCACCACATTCTCAAAGCTGCACATCCTTCCGGTTTATCGGCAAACAGAGGTTTCTTCGGATGCAG GCATTTTTCTAAGACAAACCATATCTTGAAGGGAATGGGAATTCTGCCAATAGATTGGCAACTCTAA